In one window of Pelosinus sp. IPA-1 DNA:
- a CDS encoding zinc ribbon domain-containing protein YjdM, with translation MNDLPNCPKCNSEYTYEDGNLLVCPECAHEWTLKLESENSEDKQVVKDANGNVLNDGDSVTIIKDLKVKGSSSALKVGTKVKSIRLVDGDHNIDCHIDGFGAMKLKSEFVKKA, from the coding sequence ATGAATGATTTGCCAAATTGCCCAAAATGTAATTCTGAATACACATACGAAGATGGAAATCTTCTTGTTTGTCCAGAATGTGCTCATGAGTGGACTTTAAAATTAGAAAGCGAAAATAGTGAAGATAAACAAGTTGTCAAAGATGCAAATGGAAATGTCTTAAATGATGGTGATTCTGTAACCATAATCAAAGATCTTAAAGTAAAAGGAAGTTCATCAGCTTTAAAGGTAGGTACGAAAGTAAAAAGCATACGTTTGGTTGATGGAGATCATAATATCGATTGCCATATTGATGGCTTTGGAGCTATGAAATTAAAATCTGAGTTTGTTAAAAAGGCATAA
- a CDS encoding ribbon-helix-helix domain-containing protein, which produces MAGKVMVSYTTRIEQSLSDRLKEHSTRTDVSITKIINKALEDYLDKVETTK; this is translated from the coding sequence ATGGCAGGTAAAGTTATGGTATCCTACACTACTCGTATTGAACAATCTCTTTCAGATAGACTTAAAGAACATAGTACTAGGACAGATGTTTCAATTACAAAGATTATCAATAAGGCTTTAGAGGATTATCTCGATAAAGTCGAAACAACAAAGTAA
- a CDS encoding DUF1294 domain-containing protein: MHLFLNSRIWLFTYVFWNIVTFFLIMLDKKRARQQYWRIRERTLFLCALFFGATGILIGMYMFRHKTRHWSFIIGIPFLLIINATCCYFIYRWGGALSQ; the protein is encoded by the coding sequence ATGCATTTATTTTTAAATTCTCGGATATGGCTTTTTACATATGTTTTTTGGAACATAGTAACTTTTTTCTTGATTATGTTAGATAAGAAACGTGCGCGACAACAATATTGGCGCATCAGAGAACGTACCTTATTTCTTTGTGCCTTATTTTTTGGTGCAACAGGTATACTTATAGGTATGTATATGTTTCGTCATAAGACGCGTCATTGGAGTTTTATCATAGGTATACCCTTTCTATTGATAATTAATGCCACCTGTTGTTACTTCATTTACCGATGGGGAGGTGCTCTCAGTCAGTGA
- a CDS encoding glycosyltransferase family 39 protein yields MIDRKLWINIAIILCVSWLISFFYLGNLPLLDPDEPVYAETALEMIQNQDFISPRIYGEFWYDKPPMYYWLVAGAFKVFGASEFAARFPSALLAALGSVLLYLAGRKLFNDRAGLLSALVLATSLEYFYLSKAAVTDITLTFFLTGALLAFLLRKNYLFYACAALAVVTKGPIGVVFCGAIVGLYLLLTGNIGLLKRMKLFSGGVLFSAIAVPWYWIMYYYHGMDFVDTFLGFHNVTRFLQPEHQSGVLWYYYIPVLIIGFFPWTAFLTQAFIGGLRNKGQEKNYTIFLVIWASVVFLFFSVSQTKLVSYILPMYPPLALLVGWYFDKAWREKRSSVLKWSSMIFAILVVALEAGLFKAGGVLAAQLVPLVKITAIILFLLVASIWWLSYRSNFRGVIVANIIGMIFFTAFLVTQMLPVLAPSLAVKDLVNDFKQYYDGQSPVYVAKFYRPGFMFYSGMPGIELKSDELQKAVQDKAGKSYFIAQKKYYENLPPSIQGKIKLLTIVEDKALFVYEAN; encoded by the coding sequence ATGATAGATAGAAAATTATGGATTAATATCGCAATAATTTTATGTGTTTCCTGGTTAATTAGCTTTTTTTATTTGGGTAATTTACCGTTATTAGATCCGGATGAACCGGTTTATGCCGAAACTGCACTAGAAATGATACAAAATCAAGACTTTATCTCCCCAAGGATTTATGGTGAGTTTTGGTATGATAAACCGCCAATGTACTATTGGCTCGTGGCGGGAGCATTTAAAGTATTTGGTGCTAGCGAATTTGCCGCACGGTTTCCCTCTGCGTTACTGGCAGCATTAGGATCGGTTTTACTATATCTAGCGGGGCGTAAACTTTTCAATGATCGCGCCGGACTACTCTCAGCATTAGTCCTTGCTACTAGCTTGGAATATTTTTACCTGAGTAAGGCCGCCGTTACAGATATTACTCTGACCTTTTTCCTTACAGGGGCATTGCTTGCTTTTCTTCTTAGAAAAAACTACTTATTTTATGCTTGCGCTGCACTCGCTGTTGTTACCAAAGGACCTATTGGTGTAGTTTTCTGTGGGGCAATTGTAGGTCTGTACTTATTACTCACAGGTAACATTGGGCTGCTAAAACGTATGAAACTATTTAGTGGTGGAGTATTGTTTAGTGCGATCGCGGTACCTTGGTACTGGATCATGTATTATTACCACGGCATGGATTTTGTGGACACATTCCTAGGCTTTCATAATGTGACGCGATTTTTGCAGCCTGAGCATCAGTCAGGCGTTTTATGGTATTATTACATCCCCGTACTAATTATTGGCTTTTTCCCCTGGACTGCATTTTTGACCCAGGCGTTTATTGGGGGATTGAGAAATAAGGGGCAAGAAAAGAATTACACCATATTTCTAGTTATCTGGGCTTCGGTTGTATTCTTATTCTTTAGCGTGTCACAAACTAAGCTGGTTTCTTATATCTTACCAATGTATCCTCCTTTAGCATTATTGGTCGGTTGGTATTTTGATAAAGCTTGGAGGGAAAAACGTAGTAGCGTTTTGAAATGGTCTAGTATGATTTTCGCAATCCTAGTTGTTGCTCTCGAAGCTGGGTTGTTTAAGGCAGGAGGGGTTTTAGCGGCTCAATTAGTTCCACTAGTAAAAATAACGGCAATTATTCTTTTTCTGCTTGTTGCTTCTATATGGTGGCTAAGTTATCGTAGTAATTTTCGGGGTGTCATTGTAGCCAATATTATCGGTATGATATTTTTCACCGCATTTCTAGTAACACAAATGCTTCCTGTTCTGGCACCTAGTCTTGCGGTGAAGGATCTTGTTAATGATTTTAAACAGTACTACGACGGACAGTCTCCCGTATATGTCGCAAAATTTTACCGCCCGGGTTTTATGTTTTATAGTGGCATGCCGGGTATCGAATTGAAGTCAGATGAGTTACAGAAAGCAGTACAAGACAAGGCAGGTAAATCCTATTTCATTGCGCAAAAGAAATATTACGAGAATTTGCCACCGTCAATTCAGGGCAAGATAAAGTTGTTAACAATTGTTGAAGATAAAGCCCTTTTTGTCTACGAAGCTAATTAG
- a CDS encoding (Fe-S)-binding protein yields the protein MKASLFVTCIADMMYADVGKSVVQVLRRNGVELDFPEGQTCCGQPAFSSGYYKETAIVAKKMIEVFENSEKVVIPSGSCAAMIHHGYPILFENDPKWKKRAEEFVAKTYEFSQFIVDILGITDVGATFSKKVTYHSSCHMSRILGVEEQPKILLKNVKGIDFIDLPFAYDCCGFGGTFSMKMADISAAIVEEKVDNIISTGAEVLAGSDLTCLMNIGGRLSRRGVPIKVMHLAQVLDQGGGKNAY from the coding sequence TTGAAAGCATCCTTATTCGTAACTTGCATTGCCGATATGATGTACGCAGACGTTGGTAAAAGTGTAGTTCAGGTATTGAGACGTAACGGGGTAGAGCTTGACTTTCCAGAGGGACAAACTTGTTGTGGCCAACCTGCCTTCTCGAGTGGGTATTATAAAGAAACTGCGATTGTAGCAAAAAAGATGATTGAGGTTTTCGAAAATAGTGAGAAGGTGGTTATTCCCTCTGGTTCTTGCGCGGCAATGATACATCATGGTTATCCGATTCTATTTGAAAATGATCCAAAGTGGAAAAAACGAGCAGAAGAATTTGTTGCTAAAACCTATGAGTTTTCACAATTCATCGTTGATATCCTTGGTATAACTGATGTAGGGGCCACTTTCAGCAAGAAAGTAACTTATCACTCTAGCTGTCACATGAGTCGAATACTAGGTGTAGAAGAACAGCCTAAAATACTGCTTAAAAACGTAAAAGGAATTGATTTTATCGACCTACCTTTTGCCTATGATTGTTGCGGATTTGGAGGAACTTTTTCTATGAAAATGGCGGACATTTCGGCTGCGATTGTCGAAGAAAAGGTTGATAACATCATCTCGACTGGTGCTGAGGTATTGGCTGGATCTGATTTGACCTGTCTAATGAATATAGGCGGCCGTCTAAGTCGCCGGGGTGTTCCCATTAAAGTTATGCATTTAGCACAAGTACTGGATCAGGGAGGTGGTAAAAATGCATATTGA
- a CDS encoding HAMP domain-containing sensor histidine kinase produces the protein MFSEIRNRLTLLYTVVMAVFLLAFIAVSDAGVVWVLHHEEQQDIRSFAEEEAKEHIMMLKQKKNKIELKEGNNIDAMGGKIFFYVFDDRGQLIDTNEPAVKMRPKVQEIISNWNVADGEGTIRKFYLPEGERVILIMCSMKIYDGEDFLGNVFVGEDITAYYALLKTLLIVLIVIAILFLLVATFIGHLLAGRAIIPIKQSFVRQREFVADASHELRTPLSILLSSVEVVQTDDSSHLSSFSTQVLDDMKSEVKRMSKMVSDLLTLARADAGAANIIKERFDLYSVTEQVIRSFQPVADEKGLELGLDSGEEMVIFADKERINQLLLILLDNAIKYTPTRGRVDVLLRRVAGAKPGISITVRDQGVGISDTHKSLIFDRFYRVDKVRSREEGGTGIGLSIAKWIVDAHGGTIKVESAPEEGSTFIVNLPS, from the coding sequence ATGTTTTCTGAAATACGTAATCGTTTAACGCTGCTTTATACGGTAGTTATGGCAGTCTTTCTTCTAGCATTTATTGCAGTAAGTGATGCTGGGGTTGTTTGGGTGCTTCATCATGAAGAACAACAAGATATACGGTCTTTTGCCGAAGAAGAAGCAAAAGAGCATATAATGATGCTCAAACAAAAAAAGAATAAAATAGAGTTAAAAGAAGGAAACAATATCGATGCTATGGGTGGAAAAATTTTCTTTTATGTGTTTGATGATAGAGGACAACTTATTGATACCAATGAACCAGCTGTGAAAATGCGCCCCAAAGTTCAGGAGATTATTAGCAACTGGAATGTAGCAGATGGCGAAGGAACAATTAGGAAATTCTATCTCCCAGAAGGGGAACGAGTCATCCTAATTATGTGCAGTATGAAGATCTACGACGGAGAAGATTTTCTCGGCAACGTTTTTGTTGGTGAAGACATTACGGCCTATTATGCACTACTTAAGACATTACTGATTGTATTAATTGTAATTGCCATCTTATTTCTGCTTGTTGCCACTTTCATAGGACATTTATTAGCAGGGCGAGCAATCATTCCGATCAAGCAATCGTTTGTAAGGCAACGTGAATTTGTCGCAGATGCTTCGCATGAATTACGTACTCCTCTTAGCATACTATTGAGTTCCGTCGAGGTTGTCCAGACGGATGACAGTAGCCACCTTTCCTCCTTCTCTACTCAAGTATTGGATGATATGAAAAGCGAAGTGAAACGGATGTCAAAAATGGTTTCTGATTTACTGACTCTTGCACGAGCCGATGCAGGGGCAGCCAATATTATTAAAGAAAGATTTGATTTATATAGTGTTACTGAACAGGTTATTCGCTCATTTCAGCCAGTGGCCGATGAAAAGGGATTGGAGCTGGGATTGGACAGTGGTGAGGAAATGGTGATTTTCGCCGACAAGGAGAGAATCAACCAATTGCTATTGATTTTGCTTGATAATGCGATAAAGTACACTCCAACTAGAGGTCGGGTAGATGTGTTGCTAAGAAGGGTGGCAGGGGCAAAACCAGGTATTAGCATTACTGTGCGGGATCAGGGTGTAGGTATTTCTGATACGCACAAAAGCTTAATTTTCGATCGATTCTACAGGGTAGATAAAGTAAGATCGAGAGAAGAAGGCGGTACAGGGATTGGTTTGTCCATCGCTAAATGGATAGTGGATGCCCATGGTGGGACGATAAAAGTGGAAAGCGCGCCAGAAGAAGGAAGTACATTCATCGTCAATTTACCGAGTTAA
- a CDS encoding lactate utilization protein, with translation MAQGVLTGNREAFFSTIRQNIKTPPGGKAPRVENPMNGLFTQRQTNIEERRELRERFIHEWTTLGGKAFSIKNQTELGQVIKQIIQERQLHRAMRWDHPELEKLKLEDIFADTQASLSRWPLEKNYSDWIGKAAAMEAGIVWGDMVMAETGTLVLPAASPGQPASISVLPLTLIAIFTTAQLVDGFAGVVKTFKERYGTDLPTTTTFISGPSRTTDIEMVLTIGVHGSRFVYALILDEGT, from the coding sequence ATGGCACAAGGAGTATTAACTGGTAATCGCGAAGCGTTTTTTTCCACCATACGCCAAAATATAAAAACGCCACCTGGTGGGAAAGCCCCACGCGTTGAGAACCCAATGAATGGTTTATTTACTCAGCGCCAAACAAATATTGAAGAACGCCGAGAGCTACGAGAAAGGTTTATCCATGAGTGGACTACATTGGGCGGGAAAGCTTTTAGTATTAAAAATCAAACGGAACTTGGACAAGTTATTAAACAAATTATTCAAGAGAGACAGCTTCATAGGGCAATGCGTTGGGATCATCCTGAACTGGAAAAACTAAAATTAGAAGACATCTTTGCAGATACGCAGGCATCCTTATCACGGTGGCCGTTAGAAAAAAATTATAGTGACTGGATTGGCAAAGCAGCTGCCATGGAAGCCGGCATTGTTTGGGGAGATATGGTGATGGCCGAAACAGGTACCCTTGTATTACCAGCGGCATCTCCCGGTCAGCCTGCATCGATATCTGTATTACCACTTACCCTTATTGCCATCTTTACAACCGCTCAATTAGTGGATGGATTTGCCGGAGTGGTCAAAACCTTTAAAGAGCGGTACGGAACCGATCTACCTACCACAACTACCTTTATTTCTGGTCCTAGCCGTACTACTGATATCGAAATGGTTTTAACCATTGGCGTTCATGGCTCAAGGTTTGTTTATGCTTTGATTTTAGATGAAGGAACGTAA
- a CDS encoding MFS transporter — MQTKSTRSAWVLMISSAAILAITMGVRQSTGLFVSPINASTGLGIVSISFALAVGQFVWGLAQPIFGAIADKKGSYGVLIAGAFILAGGLALTPFVNSEWSLILTMGILSAAGAGAGSFSILIGATSRQLPLEKRAFAGGFINAGGSFGQFIFAPLLQGIISGFGWVAAMLTMAVTTLLTIPMASLLRGDLPTDKSVASTSGQPTGGLVQQVRQAMKNPSYLCLHAGFFTCGFHIAFLVTHLPGEVALCGHSASVSAASLAIIGLFNIAGSLFAGSLGSRYRMKYILAVMYGSRAVMIGLYLMAPKTPLTFYIFAASLGFTWLATVPPTAGLVGKLFGTKYLATLFGLTLLTHQIGGFLGAWLGGLAMAHDGNYLWMWYADIILASAAALVNLPIREEKLIQSA; from the coding sequence ATGCAAACTAAATCAACTCGTTCGGCTTGGGTGCTAATGATAAGTTCTGCGGCAATTCTAGCAATCACTATGGGGGTCAGGCAGTCAACTGGACTTTTCGTCTCACCGATAAATGCGTCTACAGGATTGGGCATTGTTTCCATTAGCTTTGCCCTTGCTGTGGGGCAGTTCGTCTGGGGCTTAGCTCAGCCTATATTCGGTGCCATCGCTGATAAAAAGGGTTCCTATGGTGTTCTTATAGCGGGAGCCTTTATACTTGCAGGGGGATTGGCTTTGACACCTTTCGTAAATTCGGAATGGTCGCTCATATTAACTATGGGTATTTTAAGTGCGGCAGGTGCAGGGGCGGGAAGTTTCTCAATATTGATTGGTGCCACTTCTCGGCAGCTGCCTCTCGAGAAACGTGCTTTTGCTGGCGGTTTTATCAATGCAGGAGGTTCTTTCGGTCAGTTTATTTTTGCACCCTTATTACAAGGAATTATTAGTGGCTTTGGCTGGGTCGCTGCCATGCTCACCATGGCGGTAACAACACTCCTTACCATCCCCATGGCCTCATTATTGCGAGGTGACTTACCAACAGATAAGAGTGTTGCTTCTACTTCTGGACAGCCTACGGGAGGGTTAGTGCAGCAAGTTCGTCAAGCTATGAAGAATCCAAGCTACTTATGTCTGCATGCAGGATTTTTTACATGCGGCTTTCATATTGCATTCTTGGTAACCCACCTGCCTGGGGAAGTTGCTTTATGTGGTCATTCAGCAAGTGTATCTGCTGCTTCATTGGCTATCATCGGCTTGTTCAATATAGCGGGTAGCTTATTTGCTGGATCCCTTGGTTCACGATATCGGATGAAATACATACTTGCCGTGATGTACGGCAGTCGTGCTGTGATGATTGGATTATATCTTATGGCACCAAAAACGCCTTTGACTTTCTATATTTTTGCTGCTTCTCTAGGATTTACCTGGCTAGCGACAGTACCACCAACCGCTGGTCTAGTTGGGAAACTTTTCGGTACGAAATACTTGGCTACACTTTTTGGTTTAACACTTCTGACCCACCAAATTGGAGGTTTCTTGGGTGCATGGCTCGGGGGACTTGCTATGGCTCATGATGGTAACTATCTATGGATGTGGTACGCAGATATTATATTGGCATCCGCGGCAGCACTGGTTAACCTTCCAATACGAGAGGAAAAACTAATTCAGTCTGCTTAA
- a CDS encoding LytTR family DNA-binding domain-containing protein translates to MLKVILAEDDPAMRLILKRVLEGIKGIDLIGEAENGRQLVQMVEELNPDIVFLDIDMPEVNGIEASREIFDINPNIFIIFATGFNCYAHEAFEVYAFDYLIKPFNLERIRRTVERIKELKMEREQVGFLQQERPLRREENFKLKVLSNDKSTFINVPDIILITRNERKTMIYAVGDVVVQSYDPLQKMEERLEKHRFFRCHKGFIINPDMVLELSPWGNKTYLVKLANTKETALMTLEHAKEFQQLYCL, encoded by the coding sequence ATGTTAAAAGTCATTCTTGCCGAAGACGATCCAGCTATGCGGCTGATTTTAAAACGTGTCCTTGAGGGGATTAAAGGAATAGATCTTATCGGTGAAGCGGAAAACGGGCGGCAACTTGTGCAAATGGTGGAAGAATTGAATCCGGACATTGTATTTTTGGATATTGATATGCCAGAAGTGAATGGTATCGAAGCATCCAGAGAGATTTTTGATATTAATCCCAATATTTTTATCATATTTGCCACTGGTTTTAATTGCTATGCTCATGAGGCCTTTGAGGTCTATGCCTTTGATTATCTAATTAAGCCTTTCAACCTAGAACGGATTCGGCGAACGGTAGAACGAATTAAAGAATTGAAAATGGAAAGAGAACAAGTTGGCTTTTTGCAACAAGAAAGACCATTGCGCAGAGAAGAAAATTTTAAACTCAAAGTTCTATCCAATGATAAAAGTACATTTATTAACGTTCCCGATATTATTCTGATTACGCGCAATGAGCGAAAAACTATGATTTATGCTGTAGGAGATGTCGTTGTTCAATCTTATGATCCGCTTCAGAAAATGGAAGAAAGATTAGAGAAACATCGATTCTTTCGCTGTCACAAAGGGTTTATCATTAATCCAGATATGGTTTTAGAGCTTTCTCCCTGGGGAAATAAAACCTACTTAGTTAAGTTGGCTAATACAAAAGAAACTGCGCTGATGACCTTGGAACACGCTAAGGAATTTCAGCAACTATATTGTTTATAA
- a CDS encoding response regulator transcription factor: protein MRVLLAEDDAKLGRLIKHMLEKSVAQVDWVLRGDIAIDYALHSPYDVIIMDWMMPGQTGLEVCDHLRKQNYHGAILMLTAKDAVSDRVLGLDTGADDYLVKPFEFTELFARVRALSRRSGLKIKEEILQVGSLVLNRTTRSVHRGDTEIQLTAREFQVLDLLMHNSGQVVPREVILDRIWGLEANVSSNNLDAYVRLLRKKISLAEDDDVELQNIRGIGFKLEAHNVF, encoded by the coding sequence ATGCGTGTATTACTTGCCGAAGATGATGCTAAGCTTGGAAGGTTAATTAAACATATGTTGGAGAAATCGGTGGCGCAGGTCGACTGGGTTTTGCGTGGTGATATAGCTATCGATTATGCGCTTCACTCTCCCTATGACGTAATTATTATGGATTGGATGATGCCTGGTCAAACAGGACTCGAAGTATGTGATCATCTGCGAAAACAAAACTATCATGGAGCTATATTAATGCTTACAGCCAAAGATGCTGTAAGCGATCGAGTTCTAGGATTGGATACAGGGGCGGACGACTATCTTGTCAAACCTTTTGAATTCACAGAACTATTTGCAAGAGTTCGTGCCCTGTCTCGACGTAGTGGATTAAAAATAAAAGAAGAAATATTACAAGTAGGTAGCCTTGTCTTAAATCGTACCACTCGTAGTGTGCATCGTGGAGATACTGAAATACAACTTACTGCGAGGGAGTTTCAAGTACTGGATTTACTAATGCACAATAGCGGACAGGTAGTACCTAGGGAAGTCATCTTAGATCGGATATGGGGGCTAGAGGCAAACGTATCATCCAATAATCTTGATGCCTATGTTCGGCTGCTCCGAAAAAAAATCAGTCTTGCCGAAGATGATGATGTAGAGTTACAAAACATTAGGGGTATCGGATTCAAATTGGAGGCTCATAATGTTTTCTGA
- a CDS encoding LutB/LldF family L-lactate oxidation iron-sulfur protein, with protein sequence MHIEPSFRKRYHKALSDTAMLKAVKNGTGRLRGQRATAIEAVGAERWMEFRNRAEAIRMHVIQHLDQYLEQLIDNVLKKGGHVCLAKTGEEAVQYISELAKKKNAKSILKSKSMVSEEIHLNPALEKQGCKVIESDLGEWIIQLAGETPSHIIAPAMHKNRFQVADLFNAVSDEKIPTEIADLCGFARKYLREKFLGIDIGITGCNFALADSGAITLCTNEGNARIISALSPTLVTIMGMERILPGLEELTVMLSLLARSATGQKLTVYNTLSTGVRKAEELDGPQEFHLVIVDNGRSKQLGTKYEKILNCIRCGSCLNACPVYRNIGGHAYGWVYPGPIGAVLSPLYQGMDKYGELAYATTLCGACTFACPVKIPLHDMLYALRNDKVELEKKGELAEDIAYKGWSATFASMSRYRFSIRMARRFQFPLVKAEKIAFGPPPISDWLKHRDMPALPNKFFHEIWPEMNKDRKE encoded by the coding sequence ATGCATATTGAACCGAGTTTTCGCAAGCGTTACCACAAAGCATTAAGTGATACAGCAATGTTAAAAGCCGTGAAAAATGGCACAGGACGTCTAAGAGGACAGCGGGCTACGGCAATTGAAGCAGTGGGGGCGGAGCGCTGGATGGAGTTTCGCAATCGAGCAGAGGCTATTCGTATGCATGTAATCCAGCACCTGGATCAATACTTAGAACAGCTTATTGATAATGTACTTAAAAAAGGTGGTCATGTGTGCCTTGCTAAAACTGGCGAGGAGGCCGTCCAGTATATTTCCGAACTGGCTAAGAAGAAGAATGCGAAATCCATTCTAAAATCTAAGTCAATGGTGTCAGAAGAAATTCACCTGAATCCGGCACTGGAAAAGCAAGGGTGTAAAGTAATCGAATCTGACTTAGGAGAATGGATTATTCAGCTGGCAGGTGAAACACCATCCCATATCATAGCACCGGCTATGCATAAAAATAGATTTCAGGTGGCAGATCTCTTTAATGCAGTTAGTGATGAAAAAATTCCCACCGAAATTGCCGATCTATGCGGATTCGCCAGAAAATATTTGCGGGAAAAGTTCTTGGGGATTGATATTGGGATTACTGGCTGTAATTTCGCGTTAGCGGATTCGGGTGCTATAACACTTTGTACCAATGAAGGCAATGCTCGTATTATATCCGCGTTATCTCCAACATTGGTTACTATCATGGGAATGGAGCGGATTCTACCTGGATTAGAAGAGCTTACAGTTATGCTTTCCTTACTAGCGCGTAGCGCTACTGGGCAAAAATTAACAGTTTATAATACACTTTCTACGGGTGTGCGAAAGGCAGAAGAACTCGACGGTCCTCAGGAATTTCATTTGGTCATTGTCGACAACGGCCGCTCTAAACAGTTAGGAACAAAATATGAAAAAATTCTTAACTGTATTCGCTGCGGATCTTGTTTAAATGCTTGTCCGGTTTATCGAAATATTGGTGGACATGCTTATGGCTGGGTGTATCCAGGGCCAATTGGAGCGGTGTTATCTCCTTTGTATCAAGGCATGGATAAATATGGTGAACTGGCGTATGCTACAACACTTTGTGGTGCGTGCACCTTTGCCTGTCCGGTTAAAATTCCTTTACATGATATGCTCTATGCACTGCGGAACGACAAGGTGGAGCTTGAAAAGAAAGGAGAACTTGCCGAAGATATAGCCTACAAAGGTTGGAGTGCTACTTTTGCAAGTATGAGCCGCTATCGTTTCTCAATACGAATGGCTAGGCGGTTTCAGTTCCCTCTAGTCAAGGCGGAGAAAATTGCCTTTGGTCCACCGCCAATTTCTGATTGGTTAAAGCATCGCGATATGCCCGCTCTTCCGAATAAATTCTTCCATGAAATATGGCCGGAGATGAACAAAGACAGAAAGGAGTAG
- the uxaC gene encoding glucuronate isomerase, producing MKPFMDEDFLLTNKTAEKLYHDYAKDMPIFDYHCHLNPKEIKDNKRYRNITEIWLGGDHYKWRAMRSNGVDEKYITGAAPDKEKFIKWAETMPKCIGNPLYHWTHLELKRFFGINELLSPKTAEVIWEKCNEMLAKDEFTARELIKRSNVKVICTTDDPADSLEDHIALAKDKTFDVKVLPAFRPDKSFNIDKAGFVEWIERLSNVVGQDIQTFASLKEALKQRLDFFHEVGCRVSDHALDPIVFEEGTEEEITSILQKALKGEQLTESEIKKYKTEVMVYLGKQYTRLNWTMQIHIGTIRNNSKRMMRLLGPDTGFDAIADYTFAEALSKFLDKLDDTDELPKTILYCLNPRDNEILGTIIGCFQGGGIPGKIQVGSGWWFNDQKDGMTKQIISLSNLGLLSLFVGMLTDSRSFLSYTRHEYFRRILCNIIGEWVESGEAPNDFELLGTMVQNICFDNAKEYFGIKIQ from the coding sequence ATGAAACCTTTTATGGATGAAGACTTTTTATTAACCAATAAAACTGCAGAAAAACTTTACCATGATTACGCAAAGGATATGCCAATTTTTGATTACCACTGTCATCTAAATCCGAAAGAAATTAAAGACAATAAGAGATACCGAAATATTACTGAAATATGGCTTGGCGGCGATCATTACAAGTGGCGTGCTATGCGAAGTAATGGTGTTGATGAAAAGTATATAACAGGAGCTGCACCTGATAAAGAAAAGTTTATCAAATGGGCCGAGACAATGCCAAAATGCATCGGCAATCCTTTGTATCATTGGACTCATCTAGAACTGAAAAGATTCTTTGGCATAAATGAACTACTTTCACCCAAAACTGCTGAAGTAATCTGGGAAAAATGTAATGAAATGCTGGCAAAAGATGAGTTTACTGCACGAGAACTTATCAAACGTTCGAATGTAAAGGTGATTTGCACTACCGATGATCCTGCGGATTCCCTCGAGGACCATATTGCATTAGCTAAGGATAAAACTTTTGATGTAAAGGTACTCCCTGCATTTAGACCTGATAAGAGCTTTAATATCGATAAAGCAGGTTTCGTAGAATGGATCGAAAGACTTAGTAACGTTGTTGGTCAAGACATTCAAACTTTTGCTAGTCTGAAAGAGGCTTTAAAACAACGCTTGGATTTCTTCCATGAAGTTGGTTGCAGAGTTTCTGATCATGCCTTAGATCCTATTGTTTTTGAGGAAGGTACGGAAGAGGAGATTACCTCTATCCTGCAAAAAGCGTTGAAAGGAGAACAACTTACCGAATCTGAGATAAAGAAATATAAAACTGAAGTTATGGTCTATCTTGGAAAACAGTATACCCGTTTGAATTGGACCATGCAGATCCATATCGGTACCATCAGAAATAACAGCAAACGAATGATGAGACTACTCGGACCAGATACCGGCTTTGATGCAATTGCAGATTATACTTTCGCTGAAGCTCTTTCAAAATTTCTTGATAAATTAGACGATACCGATGAGCTGCCAAAGACAATTTTATATTGTCTAAATCCTCGCGATAACGAAATCTTGGGGACAATCATAGGCTGCTTCCAAGGCGGCGGGATTCCAGGCAAGATTCAAGTTGGTTCTGGATGGTGGTTTAATGATCAAAAGGACGGCATGACAAAACAAATTATCTCCTTGTCAAATCTAGGCCTTCTGAGTCTCTTTGTCGGCATGCTTACTGATTCAAGAAGTTTCCTTTCCTATACGAGACATGAATATTTTAGACGGATTCTTTGTAACATCATTGGGGAATGGGTAGAGTCTGGTGAAGCACCTAATGACTTTGAACTTCTCGGCACAATGGTACAAAATATTTGCTTTGACAATGCCAAAGAATACTTTGGTATCAAAATACAATAA